TGGGTAGCGGATGGCCCCTGAGGCTAGCGAGAGAGGCAGATCGATGAACCAGCGTTTTCCGATCGGAATCCGTTCAAGGACTCGGTGGCTCGCGCCCCTTGCGGTGGGATCGCTCGTGCTCACGCTCGGCAGTCGGGTCGATGCTCAAGAGGCAAGCGGCAATGGCGCGCCTCGTGCAGAGATGGCTCCGGAGGCCAGGGCCTTCTGGGATTCCGAACTGGCGGGGAGGCTGGGCAACTGGCTCATAAAGCGGATGGAGGAGACACCGGCCGAGGATCACCCCGAATGGTTGTTGATGCTGACCGACATCCTCCGCGGAAGTCAGCTCAATGCCACCGACGGGTGGTTCCGACGCCCCACGGGAGGCTCTCGCTATTCCTGGGAGGACGTCCGCAATCGTCTTGATCGCGACGGGGATGGATTCGTTGCTCGGCAGGAGTGGCCCGGGACGGCCGAGGACTTCGTTTCGGTGGACCGGACCGGAGACGGGCTGATTACCCGGGATGATTTCGATTGGTCGGAGCACGCGCTGGCCGGCGGGCCGGGCACGGCCCTGTTCTACCTGGCCGATACCGACGGCAACGGCAAGGTTGGGCGGGCAGAGTTCCTCGCGCTGTTCGAGCGGCTCGATCGAGGGGACCTCGGCTTCCTGTCGCGAGACGAATTGAAGGGTGTTTTCGATCAGGGCACGTTTAGCCGGTTGATGATGGAGCCGGGCATCAAGGGGGAAGGACCTCCGCCCTCGCCGGAGGGGCCGAGCAAGTCAACCCTGGTGCGCGGCCTGTTCACCCAGGAGATCGGGTCGCTCTGGCCCGGCCCCGCCGTCGGGGATCGCGCACCCGACTTCACACTGGGTTCGGTTGACGGGGACCGCGACGTGACACTCTCGTCGTACCGGGAACGCCTGGACCGGCCGATCGTGCTGATCTTCGGTAACTTTACGTGCGGCCCGTTCCGGAGCCAGGCCGGGAACATCGAGAAGATCTTCCGCCGCTACCGGGATCGGGCCGGCTTCCTGCTCGTTTATGTCCGGGAGGCGCACCCGACAGATGGTTGGCATATGTTCGACAATTTCCGGCAGGGATACACCCTTCCCCAGCCGACCGACGACGCCGGCCGGGTGGAGGTGGCCCGCCTCTGCCGACGGACGCTCGACCTGGCAGTACCGATGGTCGTCGACTCGATCGAGGACCCGGTAGGGACCCTTTACAGCGGCATGCCCGCTCGGCTCTACCTGATCGACCGCACGGGCGAGGTTGTCTTCAAGAGCGGCCGGGGCCCGTTCGGATTCAAGCCGGCGGAGCTGGAGCAGGCCCTGGCCTTGCTGTTGATGGACGAGGCCCAGTCGTCTCCCCAGGTCGACGACGAGGCCACCGACGAGGAGACGCGCTAAGGCAAACGGCCCATCACGCCGTCCGATCGCTCGGACGCGTGGCCGGGAGACAAGGTCTTCCGGGGAAACCGGGCTGGAATCACGATGCGACGGGTGTGCCCCTGGCTCGTGCCGCTGCGCCGCCCGGACAACGCGAACGTTCTCCAGACCACCCACGGAAACCGCTTGAGAACGGTTTTCGCCTGGTCGTCGCATGCCGAAGGGCAGGACTTCGCCCCACCAAACATCAACCTCTGATTCTTCGCCTACACTTCCGGCAATCGGCCTCCGGGGGCAAGCGGGAGTGCTCGAATCCGCCGGCCGGTCGCGGCGAAGATCGCGTTGCCGAAGGCCGGGGCGATGGCCACGATCGGCGTCTCGCCACCACCGGCGGAGGGAAGGTCGGACCGATCGACGAGGACGACCTCGACGCGATCGAAGACGTCGCTGAGGCGGGGGACTCGGTAGCGGGAGAAGCGGTCGTTGAGAATTCGGCCGTTTTCAAACGTAATCGCCTCGAACAGGGCGCCGCCAATCCCCTGGACCACCGACCCGCTGACCTGGTTGGTCAGGTGCAGCGGGTTGACAATCGCGCCGCACTCAAACGCGGTCACGGTTCGGACGATCTCGACCCGGCCCGAATCGTCGACGGCCACCTCGGCGCACGAGGCGACATGCCCTCCTTTCTCCATCCCGCAGGCCAGGCCGATGCCGTGGCCAGGCTCGACGTTCGCCCCTTCCCAGCCGAAGCGCTCGGCGGCGGCGTCGAGCACGGCCCGGACCCGATCCTGATTCAGGTTCTTCCGGCGGAAGTCCAGTGGGTCCATGCCGAGGGCGTGGGCCAGCTCGTCGATGATCGACTCGCGGGCGAAGTGGTTCGCCGTCGCCGCGAGCGCCCGATACGACCCTTGCCGCAGTGGTGAATCGGCCCGAATGAAGGCGATGTCACGCTCGGCAATCGCATAAGGCGGCTCGATCCCCGAGCCTCCCGAGTTGTAATTCGTGAATTCCCAGGCGGAGAGGGTGCCGTCCTTTGCAGCCCCGGCTCGCGCCTCGATCAATCCGGCCGGGCGGAAGTAGGCCCAGGTGAATTCCTCGGATCGGGTCCAGACGAGCTTGACCGGCCTGCCAACCGCTCGGGCCAGGCGAGCGGCCTCGACCGCGGCGTCTCCGGTGTGCTTGCCGCCGTAGCCGCTGCCGGTGTCGGGCACGATCACGCGGACCTGATCTTCGGCCAGGCCGAAGGCGGCCATCAGTTCCTCACGTACCCCGAACGGCCGCTGCGTGCCGGTCCAGACGGTCAGGCGGTCGCCGTCCCACTCGGCCACCGCGGCTCGGGGCTCCAGCGGGGCGTGGGCGATGGGAGCGATCGTGTAGCTTGCTTCGATCACCGCGTCGGCCTTGCTGAGCGCCTGGGCGAGCGGGCCGGAATCGTCCCTCCCGCGCCTGTCTTCGGCCGTACGCTTGAAATGATCGTAAAGCGTTTGATGGGTCGGGAGATCCCCCTCCGGCATCGTCCACTCGGCCCTGATGGCCTCCAGGGCTCGCTCGGCCATCGGTTCGTCGGGAGCGACGACGCCAATGAAATCCCCATCACGGACGACCATCACGCCGTCGACCGCTTCGGCATTCGAGGCGTCGACGCCCGGCTTCAACGCGGCGCCAAAGGCCGGCGGTCGGAGGACTTTACCGCGGAGCATTCCCGGCCGGTCGATGTCCGACGCATACTGATGCCGTCCGGTGACGAAGTCTCGGCCGTTGGCTTTCGGGGCGTCTTGCCCGGCGACCTCCCAGCGATCGCGGGGCCTCGGCGTGTCGTCCTCTTCGATCGCCTCGACGAGCCGCCGCCCGTGCGTCAACTCACCAAAACCGATCGACCGGCCCGACGGCGGATGCGTCAGCGCCCCCTCGGCCAGTTCGATCTCCGAGCGATCCACCCCCCACTGTTCGGCGGCCAGGCCGACGAGAATCGACCGCGCCGCCGAGGCGGCCCGGCGTAGTTGCGGGGCCATTGTCGGCGTCGTCCGGCTGCCGAAGGTCCCGCGATCATACGGCACGCGGTCGGTGTCTCCCATGACCATCGCCACCGCATCGACCGGCACGCGCAGCTCATCGGCAACGGCCTGCGACAGCGACGTCCGAGCGTTCTGGCCCACCTCGACCTTGCCCGTGAAGGCGGTGATGCCGCCATCCTCGCCGATCTGGAGCCAGGCGCCGATCTCTCTCGGCTCGGCTCCCGATCCGCCGCCGCTCTGCCCTCGACCTCGGCGTGCCTCTTGCGCCTCGGCCCGGCCCAGCAAGCAGAGCACCACCAGACCGCCGCCGAGCGACCGGAGAAAATCGCGCCGATCCAGCTCAATCGACGCCAGCCCCGACAGCAGCTCGTAACGTTCCGGCTCCAGTTCGAATTCCAACTCGCCAAACGTCGGATGATCGGTGTTCCTGTTCATTGGTCACCTCCGTTCATCCGATCGGCGGCTTGACGGATTGCGGCGACGATTTGCGGATACGTCCCGCACCGGCAAAGGTTGCGGTCAAGCGCCTTGGCAATCGCCTCCGGGGTCGGGTTCGGGTCGTCCTGCAGCAAGACCGTTGCGGCCATGATCATCCCCGACGTGCAGTAGCCACATTGTAGGGCATCGCAATCGAGGAACGCCTGCTGGACCGGATGCAGCGTGCCGTCGTCGGCTTCGAGTCCCTCGATGGTCGTGATCTCCCGATCGGCCACCGCCCGCAGCCGAACCACGCACGACCGTGCCGCCATGCCGTCAATGATCACCGAGCACGCGCCGCATTGCCCTTCGCCGCAACCGTACTTGCTGCCGGTCAGGCCCAGCTCGTCCCGCAGCACGCCGAGCAACGGGCGATCCGGCTCGGCCGCGACGCTGCGCAGCTGGCCATTGATGCGAAGTTCCAAGGTGGGGGGCATCGGGGCCTCCTCAACGGTTTGCGGCTGGCAATCCGATGGAACCGACCGGGCAAGCGACTGCTCAGAACCGGCCGAGGGGACGACTTTCCGATCGTAACGCCCCGAAGACATTCCGGTCGAGCAACCTTCTGATCCGTTGCCCGTTTTCGTCGGGTGCCGTCGAGTCCTCGAAGACGCACCGCCGAGCTTGGCAGGCGGATGGGTGCGTCTTCGAGGACTCGACGCCACCCGACCGGAGCAACTTCGCAATCCTTCCTGCTCGATTCGGACCGGCCGTTGCCCCAGCAGGTGAACGGATGGTAAACTGAAAGGACAGTTGCATCAGGGCGAGCTTCAGCCTGCCCTGGGGGACCGTGCGGGACGGTCGCCCGGCATCGCTCACCACGAAGTCGAAGAGGAGGATCTCAGAGATGCCCCCGATCCGACTGAATCGCCGTCACTTCCTCGGTTGCTCGGCCGCCGCCGGCTGGGCGATCTCGCAAGGGAAGGACGTCGAGGGAGCGATGCCCTTGCCCCCCGTCCGTCTTGGCCTGATCGGCCTGGGCAATCGGGGTACGAACCTCCTCCGCTCGGCCCTCGACCTGCCCGAAGCTGAAATCATCGCCCTGGCCGACGTCGAGGAACGCCACCGTCGCCGCGCCCAGGGGATCGCCGAAAAAGCCCGCAACCGTCGGCCCGACGCCTACGCCGATCCGCTCGAACTCCTCGCCCGAGACGACCTCGACGCCGTCCTCATCGCCGTGCCCAACGACCAGCACGCGCGTTTGAACGTCGCCGCCCTCGACGCCGGCAAGCACCTGTACGCGGAGAAGCCGCTGGGCCTTGATCTGACGGAGTGCGACGCCCTCATCGCCGCGTCGGCCTCCCGGCCCGACCAGGTCGTCCACGTCGGCTTCCAGCGCCGCTCGAACCCGAGATTCCGCGAAGGGGTGGACCTGATCCGCTCCGGCGACCTCGGCACCCCTCTTGAAGCCCGAAGCTCCTGGACCAGCAGCAACGGCCCGGTCGACGGCCACGACAACTGGCTCTCGCACCGTGAGCGCTCCGGCGACTGGATGATCGAGCAGGGGGTGCACATCTGGGACTGGCTCCACTGGGTCGCCGACGGCCCCCCGGCCCGCGCCTGCGGCTTCGGCCGCCGCGACGTCTTCGCCGATCTCCAGCCCGATCGCGACGTGACCGACCACTATTCCGTCACCCTCGAATGGCCGAACGGCTTCCACGCCTCGTTCGTCCATAGCTGGGTCGATCCGGCCGACGACGCCTTCACCGGCATCGCGCAGCGCATCGTCGGCACCGCCGGCGGCTTCGACTTCGGCACCGGCACCGCCACCTTCCGCGATCGCTCCCTCCCCCGTCGCTCGATCCACCCCGGCAACCTCCCCGACACCCGCTTCGCCCTCTCCGCCTTCCTCGTCGCCATCCGCTCCCCCGAGCCGATCGCGCCCCCCGTCACCTTGCACGATGCCCGCCTCGCCACCCTGACCGGCCTTCTGGTTCGGCGGGCGGTCGACGAGCGCCGGGTCGTCTCGCTTGATGAAATCGAGGCCCCATCGACCGCCTGACCTCGGGGCCTCGCCGATGGCACACAACGATCATCCGTCGTGGCCCTGGTATCTCTGGCCGTTGGCGTCAATCGTCCTCCTCCTCTTGCCCCTGGCGGTCCTGCTTTCCATTCCCCTCGCTTATGTGCTGATGGGCCTCAATGCGATGATTGAGCGGCGCTTTCGCCGCAAGATGAACGCGCAAGGCCGCCTCCTCTCCTGGGACGACCTGACCCCGGCCCTGAACGACGGCTCCGGCACCCTGATTATCGAGCAGGCGAACAAATTGCCGGTGCGTGTCTGGTGGACTCCCGACGACGTCCTGGCGATCGCCCAGTGCCCGCCCCCGGATGACGAGCAACTTCAATGCGATGCCGTCTCGCCCCCGAACACTCCCCACCCGTTCGTCTCATGGTGTCATCAGCAATACACGCATGAAGAAACAGGCACGGCCCTGCTGACGCTTCCGACCCTCGAATTGCCCCCCGGCCTGTTCTTCTCCCCGTTCTTCCGCGAGCATTTCCCCCGCCTTTCGGTCATCGACACCGTCTTTTGCTGAAGGCTGGCCCCCGATGAGCCGACCCCGACGCGATTCCCAGACGAACCGGTTCTCGCTCCGGGCAATCCTCGCCCTGCTGGCCGTGCTCGCGATCGCCCTGGCGATGGCCCGGCCGATGCTCCGGGAGGGATTCCGGGGCCTCGAACGCCGGGCCTGGATCGCCCTGAACCGGCGCGACATGGACCGGCATCTCGATGTCAACCGGATCGTCCCCCTCGTGAACCGATTCGCCGAGGCGATCGCGTCGGATCGGCTCGACGACGCCTACGAGTTGACCGCCATGAGCTACCGGCGGGCGGTCCCATTCGATCGGTTCGCGGACGCGATCGCCCCGCTTCCCCTCGACCAGTCTCCCCGAGAGGTCGTCTTCGGCGTCACCCGCCTCGACGACGTCCGGCGCCGCCTCGTCTCCGAGTACGACCTCGCCTTCGGCCCCCGCCCCCCCGCCGACTCGGCCGGTCCCGATCCCCGGCCGATCGTCCGCCTCACCCTCGTCACCGAGGCCGGCCAGCTTTGCATCAGCCGCATCGATCCCCTCCCGCTGACTTCTCCCTGACCCTCGCCCCTGCCGGCCCTTTCCCCCGCTCGATCGATTCCGCCTGCGTCGTTTGCGTCTCCGCGAGAGGTCCCCGTCCCCTCAACCATTTTCCCCGTCTTTCGGCCCTCGACACCCTCTTTCTCTGAAGCCCGACCCCCGACCAGCCGATCCCAACCCGGTTGCCAACCCCTTTCTTCCTTCCCCCCATCCGTGTTTCATCCGTGGCTGAAATTCCCTCCCGTCTCTTGCCCCTCCCCCTCGCCCCTCCCTCTGCCGATCGGGTAACATGATCCGTTGGAAGTCTCGTTCGTTCGACGGGCTCCCTGGGCCGCGCCGCGGCCGATCGTGCCGAAGTCGAGCGACCGATCCACCTGAACCAATCCGCCACGTCCGGAGTGATTCTTCGATGACCGACAAGAAAACGACGGTAAACCGCCGCGGCTTCCTTCAGACCTCCGGCCTGGCCGCCGGCGCCGCCACGGCCGTGGGAGCCTTCCCGCACCCGGCGATCGGTGAAGTCAAGGGGGCCAACGAGCGCCTGAACGTCGCCATCATCGGCCCCGGCGGTCGGGCCCAGGGCCACATCCGCCACCTCCAGGAGCTCGGCGACGAGGCGAACGTCAAGATCGCCGCCGTCTGCGACGTCTGGGACGGCAACAAGGACGTCGGCCGCGGCCTGTATCCCTCGGCCGAGAAGTGCGGCCTGAACGTCGACGACAAGAAGAACGTCACCAAGGACTACCGCACGCTGCTCGACCGCGACGACATCGACGTCGTCCTCGTCGCCACCCCCGACCACTGGCACGCCAAGCAGTGCATCGACTTCATGGAGGCCGGCAAGGACGTCTACTGCGAAAAGCCGATGACCCACACGATCGACGAAGCCCGTCGTGTGGCCGAAACCGTCAAGAAGACCGGCCAGGTCTTCACCGTCGGCGTCCAGTCCACCGCCCACCCGCAGTGGAAGATGGCCCACGACCGCATCACCGGCGGCCAGATCGGCAAGATCGTCCAGGCCCAGACCCAGTACTACCGCAACAGCGCGATGGGCCAGTGGCGATACTACCCCCTGACCGAGGACATGAACCCGAACACGGTCGACTGGAAGATGTTCCTCGGCACCGAGTTCGGCCTCGCCAAGGACCAGCCCTTCAACCGCGCCCGATACGCTCAGTGGCGCTGCTACTGGGACTTCGGCGGCGGCATGTACACCGACCTGTTCGTCCACCAGCTCACGCACATGTTGATTGCGCTGGGCCTGAAGTTCCCCCGCCGGGTCGTCGGCGGCGGCGGCCTGTACCTCGAATATGACGGCCGAGACGTGCCCGATGTCGCCACCGTCGTGGCCGACTACGACGAAGGCGCCCAGGTCATCATCACCGCCACCATGGTCAACGACACGCCGATCGACGAGG
This sequence is a window from Tautonia rosea. Protein-coding genes within it:
- a CDS encoding deiodinase family protein, whose translation is MNQRFPIGIRSRTRWLAPLAVGSLVLTLGSRVDAQEASGNGAPRAEMAPEARAFWDSELAGRLGNWLIKRMEETPAEDHPEWLLMLTDILRGSQLNATDGWFRRPTGGSRYSWEDVRNRLDRDGDGFVARQEWPGTAEDFVSVDRTGDGLITRDDFDWSEHALAGGPGTALFYLADTDGNGKVGRAEFLALFERLDRGDLGFLSRDELKGVFDQGTFSRLMMEPGIKGEGPPPSPEGPSKSTLVRGLFTQEIGSLWPGPAVGDRAPDFTLGSVDGDRDVTLSSYRERLDRPIVLIFGNFTCGPFRSQAGNIEKIFRRYRDRAGFLLVYVREAHPTDGWHMFDNFRQGYTLPQPTDDAGRVEVARLCRRTLDLAVPMVVDSIEDPVGTLYSGMPARLYLIDRTGEVVFKSGRGPFGFKPAELEQALALLLMDEAQSSPQVDDEATDEETR
- a CDS encoding xanthine dehydrogenase family protein molybdopterin-binding subunit, encoding MNRNTDHPTFGELEFELEPERYELLSGLASIELDRRDFLRSLGGGLVVLCLLGRAEAQEARRGRGQSGGGSGAEPREIGAWLQIGEDGGITAFTGKVEVGQNARTSLSQAVADELRVPVDAVAMVMGDTDRVPYDRGTFGSRTTPTMAPQLRRAASAARSILVGLAAEQWGVDRSEIELAEGALTHPPSGRSIGFGELTHGRRLVEAIEEDDTPRPRDRWEVAGQDAPKANGRDFVTGRHQYASDIDRPGMLRGKVLRPPAFGAALKPGVDASNAEAVDGVMVVRDGDFIGVVAPDEPMAERALEAIRAEWTMPEGDLPTHQTLYDHFKRTAEDRRGRDDSGPLAQALSKADAVIEASYTIAPIAHAPLEPRAAVAEWDGDRLTVWTGTQRPFGVREELMAAFGLAEDQVRVIVPDTGSGYGGKHTGDAAVEAARLARAVGRPVKLVWTRSEEFTWAYFRPAGLIEARAGAAKDGTLSAWEFTNYNSGGSGIEPPYAIAERDIAFIRADSPLRQGSYRALAATANHFARESIIDELAHALGMDPLDFRRKNLNQDRVRAVLDAAAERFGWEGANVEPGHGIGLACGMEKGGHVASCAEVAVDDSGRVEIVRTVTAFECGAIVNPLHLTNQVSGSVVQGIGGALFEAITFENGRILNDRFSRYRVPRLSDVFDRVEVVLVDRSDLPSAGGGETPIVAIAPAFGNAIFAATGRRIRALPLAPGGRLPEV
- a CDS encoding (2Fe-2S)-binding protein, which codes for MPPTLELRINGQLRSVAAEPDRPLLGVLRDELGLTGSKYGCGEGQCGACSVIIDGMAARSCVVRLRAVADREITTIEGLEADDGTLHPVQQAFLDCDALQCGYCTSGMIMAATVLLQDDPNPTPEAIAKALDRNLCRCGTYPQIVAAIRQAADRMNGGDQ
- a CDS encoding Gfo/Idh/MocA family protein, whose translation is MPPIRLNRRHFLGCSAAAGWAISQGKDVEGAMPLPPVRLGLIGLGNRGTNLLRSALDLPEAEIIALADVEERHRRRAQGIAEKARNRRPDAYADPLELLARDDLDAVLIAVPNDQHARLNVAALDAGKHLYAEKPLGLDLTECDALIAASASRPDQVVHVGFQRRSNPRFREGVDLIRSGDLGTPLEARSSWTSSNGPVDGHDNWLSHRERSGDWMIEQGVHIWDWLHWVADGPPARACGFGRRDVFADLQPDRDVTDHYSVTLEWPNGFHASFVHSWVDPADDAFTGIAQRIVGTAGGFDFGTGTATFRDRSLPRRSIHPGNLPDTRFALSAFLVAIRSPEPIAPPVTLHDARLATLTGLLVRRAVDERRVVSLDEIEAPSTA
- a CDS encoding Gfo/Idh/MocA family protein, which produces MTDKKTTVNRRGFLQTSGLAAGAATAVGAFPHPAIGEVKGANERLNVAIIGPGGRAQGHIRHLQELGDEANVKIAAVCDVWDGNKDVGRGLYPSAEKCGLNVDDKKNVTKDYRTLLDRDDIDVVLVATPDHWHAKQCIDFMEAGKDVYCEKPMTHTIDEARRVAETVKKTGQVFTVGVQSTAHPQWKMAHDRITGGQIGKIVQAQTQYYRNSAMGQWRYYPLTEDMNPNTVDWKMFLGTEFGLAKDQPFNRARYAQWRCYWDFGGGMYTDLFVHQLTHMLIALGLKFPRRVVGGGGLYLEYDGRDVPDVATVVADYDEGAQVIITATMVNDTPIDEVIRGHTGTIKFTYNGFEITPQVLRGAPAPPTREAAGEGGVEVVDAGFDARGDADTRALWRHFFECVRSRNQDTLCPADLGYAAIATVNLGVDSYRNGKAYFFDKDSGQVSEADESWAKKWEKVSHQRGKPNHVAGWEAGDEGSLLYPPDYQKLEGDWVNGQDPAKRS